In Phyllopteryx taeniolatus isolate TA_2022b chromosome 13, UOR_Ptae_1.2, whole genome shotgun sequence, the following are encoded in one genomic region:
- the LOC133487911 gene encoding putative transmembrane protein INAFM2, with the protein MTSGLMLPDWPRAYPAGTTVDMSWAEPTPLPPCLLLDCGSEEGFKTEGVVEHRGKNRGNMRERDFMPNMERGKPATYTGDKKAKMAAKTNKKWVRLATVFAYVLSVSLAAIILAIYYSLIWKPTSASSSASAGKPGAPEGVTAPPANITANASEWNSTQLAVKQSARQQGSTPHSRAFRWDHTEEESDDMADGLYASPRAATQRSGSVDRETRVEEDQDALRHDPDQVASDATTVPPSGI; encoded by the exons ATGACATCGGGTCTGATGCTCCCGGACTGGCCGAGGGCCTACCCAGCAGGCACCACCGTGGACATGTCGTGGGCAG agccgACGCCGCTGCCTCCCTGTCTTCTCTTGGATTGTGGATCAGAAGAAGGCTTCAAGACGGAGGGGGTGGTGGAGCATCGAGGGAAAAACAGGGGCAATATGAGAGAGCGGGACTTCATGCCCAATATGGAGAGGGGCAAACCTGCTACTTATACAGGGGACAAAAAGGCTAAGATGGCTGCTAAGACCAACAAGAAGTGGGTGAGACTAGCCACGGTCTTTGCTTATGTTTTGTCCGTGTCCTTAGCGGCCATCATCCTGGCTATTTACTACAGCCTCATCTGGAAGCCCACCAGCGCATCCTCGTCCGCGTCCGCTGGAAAGCCGGGGGCGCCGGAGGGGGTCACGGCTCCGCCGGCGAACATCACCGCTAACGCGTCCGAGTGGAACTCCACGCAGTTGGCAGTCAAGCAAAGCGCGAGGCAGCAGGGCTCGACCCCGCACTCCCGGGCTTTTCGGTGGGATCACACCGAGGAGGAGAGCGACGACATGGCGGACGGACTTTACGCATCGCCCCGCGCAGCCACGCAGAGATCGGGAAGCGTGGACAGGGAGACGCGAGTGGAGGAGGACCAGGATGCGCTCAGACATGATCCGGATCAGGTCGCTTCTGATGccaccaccgtgccaccaagcGGGATCTGA